A genomic segment from Luteolibacter ambystomatis encodes:
- a CDS encoding Dabb family protein: MAIEHHVYFWLKEEYKGEAERAAFEAGLEKLFEIPQVVEGLWGTPAPVMDRPVIDKSWDYALSMTFDTIAEQDIYQEDADHHVFIESFKDTWERVLVMDVQPH; the protein is encoded by the coding sequence ATGGCGATTGAACATCACGTTTATTTCTGGCTGAAGGAAGAGTACAAGGGCGAGGCCGAGCGCGCCGCGTTCGAGGCCGGCCTTGAGAAGCTTTTCGAAATCCCGCAGGTCGTCGAAGGCCTCTGGGGCACCCCCGCGCCGGTCATGGATCGTCCGGTGATCGACAAGTCCTGGGACTACGCGCTTTCGATGACCTTCGACACCATCGCGGAGCAGGACATCTATCAGGAAGATGCCGACCACCATGTCTTCATCGAGTCCTTCAAGGACACGTGGGAACGTGTGCTGGTGATGGACGTCCAGCCGCACTGA
- a CDS encoding glycosyltransferase family 4 protein, with protein MKVALYTGWLAPQDATGHSVLAMHEALLARGAESLIYCDRSSIQRPEVRVMNGARSHFREWRRWRDTDVHLFHFGASYDLFNLLPWIPRGARRMVYFHGLTPRALVPEADRGWVDHSRRKFRIADRADVVLHATGYSKDLALSMGVTRPDYIPLPLPVDLPEVPRPARRADGVFRLLHVGRLVANKGLLEIVRALHLLETSGCRDWELEVVHNPLSANAIYETQVREFLAASGLTKRVRFTGPPASRLDLAERYASADLTVLATRHETYCLPLLESLRCGTPVVACAAGAIPESAAGLALLVPPDDITALAAAIARARDAWPRMSCDEFGTMDAVDFHTSCRALLKDRTSEVFGERLRAILTNRRG; from the coding sequence GTGAAGGTGGCGCTCTACACCGGCTGGTTGGCTCCGCAGGATGCCACCGGTCACTCGGTGCTGGCGATGCATGAGGCGCTGCTGGCCCGTGGTGCGGAAAGCCTGATTTACTGTGACCGCAGTAGCATCCAGCGACCGGAAGTCCGTGTGATGAACGGTGCCCGTTCCCACTTCCGCGAATGGAGAAGGTGGCGGGACACGGACGTGCATCTGTTCCACTTCGGCGCGTCCTACGATCTTTTCAACCTGCTGCCGTGGATTCCACGGGGAGCCCGCCGCATGGTCTATTTCCACGGACTGACACCGCGCGCGCTGGTACCCGAGGCGGATCGAGGATGGGTGGATCATTCGCGCCGCAAGTTCCGTATCGCGGATCGTGCCGATGTCGTGCTGCATGCCACCGGCTATTCGAAGGACCTGGCACTCTCGATGGGAGTCACCCGACCGGACTATATCCCGCTGCCCCTTCCGGTGGATCTGCCGGAGGTTCCCCGCCCAGCCCGCCGCGCGGATGGAGTCTTCCGGCTTCTCCATGTGGGGCGCCTCGTGGCGAACAAAGGGCTGTTGGAAATCGTCCGGGCATTGCATTTGCTCGAAACATCCGGCTGCCGCGATTGGGAACTGGAGGTGGTTCACAATCCTCTGTCCGCAAATGCCATCTACGAGACGCAGGTGCGGGAATTTCTCGCAGCCTCCGGACTGACAAAGCGGGTCCGCTTCACCGGACCACCGGCTTCCAGATTGGACCTGGCGGAACGCTATGCCTCGGCCGATTTGACGGTACTCGCCACACGGCACGAAACCTACTGCCTGCCGCTGCTGGAATCACTCCGCTGCGGAACCCCGGTGGTGGCCTGCGCGGCGGGGGCCATTCCGGAGAGCGCCGCAGGTCTCGCCCTGCTGGTGCCGCCGGACGACATCACCGCGCTGGCTGCCGCCATCGCACGCGCGCGCGATGCGTGGCCGCGGATGAGTTGTGATGAATTTGGTACGATGGATGCCGTGGATTTCCACACCTCCTGTCGGGCGCTCCTCAAGGATCGCACCAGTGAGGTTTTTGGCGAGCGGCTGCGGGCGATTCTGACGAACAGGCGGGGCTAA
- a CDS encoding sulfatase/phosphatase domain-containing protein produces MKHPGFFFVWAAMRLSSLFAAACLSLAAARAEDRPNIVFIFSDDHALNAISSYGGPLKDVAPTPNIDRIAKDGAVFTRSYCGNSICGPSRATVLTGKHSVTNGFIDNSGSRFDGTQQTFPKLLQKAGYQTSIIGKWHLDSTPTGFDHWEILNSQGMYYNPEFITSAGSKRENGYVTDLITDKALSWLESGRDKSKPFVLMFQQKAPHRNWSPAARHMHLFDGVTIPEPPTLFDDYANRDESLKKQAMQIANDFSWGNDMKLPGENLYPKFFTGADRNGELQRMTPEQLATWNAAYGPENQKFLADMKDGKLDEKAVVRWKYQRYMKDYLRCVRAVDEGVGKMLDYLDKSGLAKNTIVIYCADQGFYLGEHGWFDKRWMFEESLSMPFIIRWPGVVPAGVRNASLIQNIDYAPTFLDAAHVPVPPDMQGRSLIPVLKAGDKTPDGWRDAIYYFYSGETTHAVAPHEGVRNSGYKLMWFPKTKQWNLFDLKKDPQELKSVADDPAYAPILEGLKKRLAELKAGYGINPATTTAQRGEELQWWRQRHNEKMKLAKEGPHDLVFIGDSITQGWEGPGKEIWTEYYAGRKALNLGFSGDRTEHVIWRLMNGELDNVDPKVFVLMIGTNNTGHRMDPAEDTASGVRRILDILRARKPDAKIVLLSVFPRGEKAEDKMRVRNNEINERIKAFADGTQVIHLDVNDRFLNPDGLLPKEIMPDFLHPQAEGYKRWAEALEPTLVKLGLPK; encoded by the coding sequence TTGAAACATCCCGGTTTTTTCTTCGTATGGGCGGCGATGCGTTTGTCCTCATTGTTTGCCGCAGCCTGCTTGTCCCTCGCCGCCGCCCGCGCGGAAGACCGGCCGAATATCGTGTTCATCTTCTCGGATGACCACGCTCTGAACGCGATTTCCTCCTATGGCGGGCCGCTCAAGGACGTGGCCCCCACGCCGAACATCGACCGCATCGCCAAGGATGGCGCGGTGTTCACCCGCTCGTATTGCGGGAATTCCATCTGCGGCCCATCCCGCGCCACGGTGCTCACCGGCAAGCACTCCGTCACCAACGGCTTCATCGACAACAGCGGTTCGCGCTTCGATGGCACCCAGCAGACCTTTCCGAAACTGCTGCAGAAAGCGGGCTATCAGACCTCGATCATCGGCAAGTGGCACCTCGATTCCACGCCGACCGGCTTCGACCACTGGGAGATCCTCAACAGCCAGGGGATGTACTATAATCCGGAGTTCATCACCTCCGCCGGATCGAAGCGCGAGAACGGCTACGTCACCGATCTGATCACGGACAAGGCTCTCTCCTGGCTGGAAAGCGGCCGGGACAAGTCGAAGCCCTTCGTGCTGATGTTCCAGCAGAAGGCCCCGCACCGCAACTGGTCGCCCGCGGCGCGCCACATGCATCTCTTCGACGGCGTCACCATCCCGGAACCGCCCACCCTATTCGACGACTACGCGAACCGCGACGAATCGCTCAAGAAGCAAGCGATGCAGATCGCGAACGATTTCTCATGGGGAAATGACATGAAACTCCCCGGCGAGAACCTCTATCCGAAGTTTTTCACCGGCGCCGACCGCAACGGTGAGCTTCAACGCATGACGCCGGAGCAGCTCGCGACCTGGAACGCCGCCTACGGGCCGGAGAACCAGAAATTCCTGGCGGACATGAAGGACGGCAAGCTCGATGAGAAGGCCGTGGTCCGCTGGAAGTACCAGCGCTACATGAAGGACTACCTGCGCTGCGTCCGCGCGGTGGACGAGGGCGTGGGCAAGATGCTCGACTACCTCGACAAGAGCGGCCTCGCGAAGAACACCATCGTCATCTACTGCGCCGACCAGGGCTTCTATCTCGGCGAGCACGGCTGGTTCGACAAGCGCTGGATGTTCGAGGAATCACTCTCGATGCCGTTCATCATCCGCTGGCCCGGCGTGGTTCCCGCGGGAGTCCGCAATGCCTCGCTGATCCAGAACATCGACTACGCGCCGACCTTCCTCGATGCGGCGCATGTCCCCGTCCCGCCGGACATGCAGGGCAGGAGCCTCATCCCCGTCCTGAAAGCCGGGGACAAGACTCCGGACGGCTGGCGCGATGCGATCTACTATTTCTATAGTGGAGAGACCACCCACGCCGTGGCCCCGCACGAAGGCGTCCGCAACAGCGGCTACAAGCTGATGTGGTTCCCGAAAACGAAACAATGGAACCTTTTCGACCTGAAAAAGGACCCGCAGGAACTGAAGTCCGTGGCCGATGATCCGGCCTACGCGCCCATTCTCGAAGGTCTCAAGAAACGCCTCGCCGAACTCAAGGCCGGCTACGGCATCAATCCCGCCACCACCACGGCCCAGCGCGGCGAGGAACTCCAGTGGTGGCGCCAGCGCCACAACGAGAAAATGAAGCTCGCGAAGGAAGGCCCGCACGATCTCGTCTTCATCGGTGACTCCATCACCCAGGGCTGGGAAGGCCCCGGCAAGGAGATCTGGACGGAATACTACGCGGGCCGCAAGGCGCTCAACCTCGGCTTCTCCGGCGACCGCACCGAGCATGTCATCTGGCGGCTCATGAACGGCGAGTTGGACAACGTCGATCCGAAGGTCTTCGTGCTGATGATCGGCACCAACAACACCGGCCATCGCATGGACCCGGCGGAGGACACCGCCTCCGGAGTGCGCCGCATCCTCGACATCCTCCGCGCCCGCAAGCCGGATGCGAAGATCGTGCTGCTCTCCGTCTTCCCACGCGGCGAGAAGGCCGAAGACAAGATGCGCGTCCGCAACAACGAGATCAACGAACGCATCAAGGCCTTCGCGGATGGCACCCAGGTCATCCATCTCGATGTGAACGACCGTTTCCTGAATCCCGACGGCCTGCTGCCCAAGGAGATCATGCCGGACTTCCTCCACCCGCAGGCAGAGGGCTACAAGCGCTGGGCGGAGGCTCTTGAACCGACCTTGGTCAAACTGGGTCTGCCGAAGTAA
- a CDS encoding suppressor of fused domain protein, translating into METSASNLKIAGHLAAVFGGKPEVVRFHDESGKHHVDVLRCPDAPERGVVSFATVGLSDHPREVEGMDKPVCLELTGGCNADKAEAFASILSTAAFCSIKEGWPVYPGAVFGDLVSMYGVSRTMQHVMFTEPFPWDELEPVKLTEKEVLWLMMIPVSESEAVYAEEHGFEALETLFEEKEVDVFDLERTPVV; encoded by the coding sequence ATGGAAACAAGCGCGTCCAACTTGAAAATCGCGGGTCATCTGGCGGCGGTCTTCGGCGGCAAGCCCGAAGTCGTCCGCTTCCACGATGAATCCGGAAAGCATCACGTGGACGTGCTGCGCTGCCCGGACGCCCCGGAACGTGGCGTGGTTTCCTTCGCCACCGTGGGACTGTCCGATCATCCGCGGGAGGTGGAAGGCATGGACAAGCCGGTGTGCCTGGAGCTGACCGGCGGCTGCAACGCGGACAAAGCCGAGGCTTTTGCCTCGATCCTCTCAACGGCCGCGTTCTGCTCGATCAAGGAAGGCTGGCCGGTTTATCCGGGAGCCGTTTTCGGAGATCTGGTGTCCATGTACGGCGTATCCCGTACCATGCAACATGTGATGTTCACGGAACCGTTCCCATGGGACGAGCTGGAACCGGTGAAACTGACGGAGAAGGAAGTGCTCTGGCTGATGATGATCCCCGTCTCGGAATCCGAGGCGGTGTATGCGGAAGAACACGGCTTCGAAGCGCTGGAGACCTTGTTCGAGGAAAAGGAAGTGGACGTGTTCGATCTGGAGCGCACGCCGGTGGTGTGA
- a CDS encoding Ig-like domain-containing protein, which translates to MNLHYKAQSHAAPAWRRGALRTLLALASVTATVHGQDPNNPPASFTRTYTYTGGSTTVTFNKQSVRGPNYGVYLHTGGTSFTSYTPTRPVRTYIGSVSGYPGAIAAGQLLADGSVRTSIIFEDGTTWKGTGTSMTIPSPASWTPKYPTNVVGSGGAGSTVYGADVGLDLSYSYYNKASLNADEALERAEFAVTETSAIYLRDFAVLPRIGRIVLRTNSADDPSTSLSLLKDQWNNVLPTVLPSTSYDEATTVVVTGSGGLAFVSNIGTSNAYAWVSISSSLSDANFCTVWRHEFGHNWGAGDNQDDHTEGNTIMNGNGLSRFASSELAKMIPYRNTRTGILDNLGSYSFPLPPRANADRAKVHFSLTDLTLDVLANDSDSNGQTITITSFPSTSQGGASITRSTGTGPGGRDQLIYHPSTSITALDYFSYRIQDSAGYQSVGWVMIQPPTQAPDPDIAADVNSVSSGAWSTTTVWSDSLAPSAGKNYGISNSHTVDASPNNVSSGGTVDFAGDTMAVNSGGLLRLAHNSAGGTTTYTSAFDGGLILRGGSTLQSYNSNVGNVTRSIRGPVVIGSGTSTIRIQSDSGSSYTNGLRISDGIFGTGNVNVTGTLQGQTGERRFLYMGMNNVAYSGNWNVTGDGTTDNARRLFLVAEAANSLGTGTVTLNTRAQLRNSAAGGLDSLYGVTLTTATSTLQLTNPWIDPAATLDLQAGTLDLGSGASTIGTLKIAGNAITPGTYTATNLGAFGYGGTFTGSGTITIVTIPSVASGDWTTTSVWADATAPGSGKNYRVVSANTVDSVSASVASGSTVTFPGDWVTVANGGILRLRHTSAGGNNTHTVNLKELLLESGATFQSYNTAAGNVMRNMSNPVSLGTGGSVTVRLQSDSGSAYSNTLRINGALTGGSDINLTATLQGQSGERRLLYVASANNTYSGNWNVTGDGTTDNARRLFLVSEAGGALGTGTVTLNTRAQLRSAATGALDSLYGVTLTTSTSTLQLTNAWNQDRAVLTLAAGTLDLGSATSTIGTMTIGGNNVPAGTYTATSLGALGYGGTFSGSGSLVITGDMP; encoded by the coding sequence ATGAACCTGCATTATAAAGCCCAATCCCATGCCGCGCCTGCGTGGCGGCGTGGAGCCTTGAGAACCCTACTGGCCCTCGCCTCCGTCACCGCGACGGTCCATGGCCAGGATCCGAACAACCCGCCCGCATCGTTCACCCGCACCTACACCTACACGGGTGGCAGCACCACGGTGACCTTCAACAAGCAGTCGGTGCGCGGTCCGAACTACGGCGTGTACCTCCACACCGGCGGCACTTCGTTCACCTCCTACACCCCCACCCGCCCGGTGCGCACCTATATCGGCAGTGTTTCCGGTTATCCGGGCGCGATCGCCGCAGGCCAGTTGCTCGCGGATGGCAGCGTACGCACTTCGATCATTTTCGAAGACGGCACGACCTGGAAAGGCACGGGCACTTCGATGACGATCCCCTCGCCCGCAAGTTGGACGCCGAAGTATCCCACCAACGTCGTCGGCTCCGGCGGCGCCGGTTCGACCGTCTATGGTGCGGATGTCGGCCTGGACCTCAGCTATTCCTACTACAACAAGGCCAGCCTGAACGCGGACGAAGCACTGGAGCGCGCGGAATTCGCCGTCACCGAGACCAGCGCGATCTACCTGCGCGATTTCGCGGTGCTGCCACGGATCGGTCGCATCGTGCTGCGGACGAATTCCGCGGATGATCCTTCCACGTCCCTCTCGCTGCTGAAGGACCAGTGGAACAACGTTCTGCCCACGGTGCTGCCCTCCACCTCCTACGATGAGGCAACCACGGTGGTGGTGACAGGCAGTGGCGGCCTGGCCTTCGTGAGCAACATCGGCACCAGCAACGCCTATGCGTGGGTGAGCATCAGCAGCAGCCTGAGCGATGCCAACTTCTGTACCGTCTGGCGCCATGAGTTCGGCCACAACTGGGGCGCGGGCGACAACCAGGACGATCACACGGAGGGCAACACGATCATGAACGGCAATGGCCTGAGCCGCTTCGCCTCCTCCGAACTGGCGAAGATGATCCCCTACCGCAACACGCGCACCGGCATCCTCGACAACCTCGGCTCCTACTCCTTCCCGCTGCCACCGCGCGCGAACGCGGACCGGGCGAAGGTCCACTTTTCGCTGACGGACCTGACGCTGGACGTGCTGGCGAACGACTCGGACTCGAATGGCCAGACCATCACCATCACATCATTTCCGTCCACCTCGCAAGGCGGAGCGTCCATCACCCGCTCGACCGGCACGGGGCCCGGAGGTCGCGACCAGTTGATCTATCATCCGTCCACCTCGATCACCGCGCTGGATTATTTCTCCTACCGCATCCAGGACTCGGCCGGGTATCAATCGGTCGGCTGGGTGATGATCCAGCCGCCTACACAAGCGCCGGACCCGGACATCGCCGCGGATGTGAATTCCGTGTCCAGCGGCGCGTGGTCCACCACCACCGTGTGGAGTGACAGCCTCGCGCCTTCGGCTGGGAAGAACTACGGTATCTCCAATAGCCACACCGTCGACGCATCGCCGAACAATGTCTCCAGCGGCGGCACGGTCGACTTCGCCGGTGACACGATGGCGGTGAACTCCGGTGGCCTGCTGCGCCTCGCCCACAATTCCGCGGGTGGCACCACCACCTATACTTCCGCCTTCGATGGCGGCTTGATCCTGCGCGGCGGCTCCACGCTCCAGTCCTACAATTCGAACGTGGGGAACGTGACGCGCAGCATCCGCGGTCCAGTGGTGATCGGCTCCGGCACCTCGACCATCCGCATCCAGTCCGACAGCGGCAGTTCCTACACGAACGGCCTGCGGATCAGCGATGGAATCTTCGGCACCGGCAACGTCAACGTGACCGGCACCTTGCAGGGACAAACCGGCGAGCGCCGCTTCCTCTACATGGGGATGAACAACGTGGCCTACAGCGGCAACTGGAACGTGACCGGCGACGGCACCACCGACAACGCCCGCCGCCTGTTCCTCGTCGCGGAGGCCGCCAACTCGCTCGGCACCGGCACCGTCACGCTCAACACCCGCGCCCAGCTCCGCAACAGCGCGGCGGGCGGATTGGACAGCCTCTACGGCGTCACGCTGACCACCGCCACCTCCACGCTCCAGCTCACCAATCCGTGGATCGACCCGGCGGCGACGCTGGACCTGCAGGCAGGCACGCTGGATCTCGGCAGTGGCGCAAGCACCATCGGTACGCTGAAGATCGCGGGCAATGCCATCACCCCCGGCACCTACACCGCCACCAATCTCGGAGCGTTCGGTTACGGCGGCACTTTCACCGGCAGCGGCACGATCACCATCGTCACCATTCCCTCGGTGGCCAGCGGCGATTGGACGACCACCAGCGTGTGGGCGGATGCCACCGCTCCGGGCAGCGGCAAAAACTACCGTGTGGTGAGCGCCAATACGGTGGACTCCGTCTCCGCCTCGGTGGCCAGCGGTAGCACGGTGACCTTCCCGGGTGATTGGGTGACGGTGGCCAATGGCGGCATCCTGCGCCTGCGCCACACCTCTGCGGGTGGCAACAACACCCACACGGTGAACCTGAAGGAACTGCTGCTGGAAAGCGGCGCGACCTTCCAGTCCTACAACACCGCCGCAGGCAACGTCATGCGCAACATGAGCAACCCCGTGAGCCTGGGCACCGGTGGCAGCGTCACCGTCCGCCTCCAGTCCGACAGCGGCAGCGCCTACTCGAATACCCTGCGGATCAACGGAGCGCTCACCGGTGGCTCGGACATCAACCTGACCGCCACCCTCCAGGGTCAATCCGGAGAACGCCGACTGCTCTATGTGGCCTCCGCGAACAACACCTACAGCGGCAACTGGAACGTGACCGGCGACGGCACCACCGACAACGCCCGCCGCCTCTTCCTCGTTTCCGAGGCAGGTGGAGCGCTGGGCACCGGCACCGTGACACTCAACACCCGCGCCCAGCTCCGCAGCGCGGCTACCGGCGCACTGGACAGCCTGTATGGAGTGACGCTCACCACCAGCACCTCCACGCTCCAGCTCACCAATGCCTGGAACCAGGACCGTGCGGTGCTGACCTTGGCCGCAGGCACGCTGGATCTCGGCAGCGCGACCAGCACGATTGGTACGATGACCATCGGAGGAAACAACGTCCCGGCCGGAACTTATACCGCGACTTCTCTGGGCGCGCTCGGCTATGGTGGCACGTTCTCCGGCAGCGGCAGTCTGGTGATCACCGGGGACATGCCGTAA
- a CDS encoding rhamnogalacturonan acetylesterase, with protein sequence MKLLSCITFLLLSLVVARADLPTLWIIGDSTVHNTGKNGGLVLRGWGDEIPAFFDPAKVRVVNKAMGGRSSLTFLTEKRWDEVLAGLKPGDRVLIQFGHNDVGSPGEKSRFRGTLKGTGEETRDVTKPDGTTEAVHTYGWYLRNYITTAKAKGAEVTVCSPIPHKKWDNGTFAPDFVDYGKWALESADTAGATFIDLTNIIRAAYQKDGEEKVATYYADERTHTTTDGAKRNAGSVISGLKALPGSPFDAWLSEEGRAVETWKPVAAPVQP encoded by the coding sequence ATGAAACTGCTCTCCTGCATCACCTTCCTCCTGCTCTCGCTGGTCGTCGCACGCGCCGATCTTCCAACGCTTTGGATCATCGGCGACTCCACCGTCCACAACACCGGCAAGAACGGCGGGTTGGTCCTGCGCGGATGGGGTGATGAGATCCCGGCTTTCTTCGATCCTGCCAAGGTGCGCGTGGTGAACAAGGCCATGGGTGGCCGCAGCAGCCTGACCTTCCTCACGGAAAAGCGCTGGGACGAAGTGCTCGCGGGCCTCAAGCCCGGCGACCGCGTGCTGATCCAGTTCGGTCATAACGACGTCGGCTCACCCGGCGAAAAGAGCCGTTTCCGCGGAACCCTGAAGGGCACCGGCGAGGAAACACGGGATGTGACCAAGCCGGATGGTACGACGGAAGCCGTACATACCTACGGCTGGTACCTGCGGAACTACATCACCACCGCGAAGGCGAAGGGCGCGGAGGTCACGGTCTGCTCCCCCATCCCTCACAAGAAGTGGGATAATGGCACCTTCGCCCCGGACTTCGTGGACTATGGCAAGTGGGCGCTCGAAAGTGCGGATACGGCGGGCGCGACCTTCATCGATCTCACGAACATCATCCGTGCGGCCTATCAGAAAGACGGAGAGGAAAAGGTGGCCACCTACTACGCGGACGAGCGCACCCACACGACCACCGATGGTGCGAAACGCAACGCCGGCTCCGTGATCTCCGGCCTCAAGGCCCTGCCCGGCTCACCATTCGATGCATGGCTGAGTGAGGAGGGCAGGGCGGTCGAGACATGGAAGCCCGTTGCAGCACCTGTCCAGCCGTGA
- a CDS encoding phospholipase D-like domain-containing protein: MTNRRKRLTALATLLLPVLLLPSCGSFSMNARRSSERRSQSADPLDSSREIGLTLLRSTALATVRQPVTTTKVGFALAYQRIRTIFRSSVSLADFVDPPPPEIPGTPEFERLLDRKHIRHAEPGKATFRVDGPAFFSDFRKEVAQAKKTIDVQVFIFDNDDTAVHCADLLKARSNEVRVRVLFDDVGTTFAQTAPPETKGPQGFSPPGNIGEHLEDGSKVRVRRVLDPWLVSDHTKLLVFDAERAYLGGMNIGREYESEWHDLMARIEGPITVPLQLEFNRAWRKAGPVGDLALLKAPSWYRRTPPGNGPAFRILRTDPAEGRYDVLKATRLAINASRKRVWIENPYFAADDIADELIAAARRGVDVRVILPSRGDSTIMDAGNAATARDVMRAGVKVYRYPRMTHMKVMIADGWATFGSANLDTLSMRINRELNLSTNDPATVKSLENAVFTPDFRISPRMKKSDTDSMIAPLAESLADQL, translated from the coding sequence ATGACGAACCGACGGAAGCGGCTGACGGCCCTCGCAACCCTGCTCCTGCCCGTTCTCCTTCTCCCGTCCTGTGGCAGCTTCAGCATGAATGCCCGCCGCTCCAGCGAGCGCCGCTCCCAATCGGCCGATCCGCTGGACAGCAGCCGCGAAATCGGCCTGACCCTGCTCCGCTCCACCGCGCTCGCCACCGTGCGCCAGCCCGTGACCACCACCAAAGTCGGGTTCGCCCTCGCCTACCAGCGCATCCGCACGATTTTCCGCTCGTCCGTCTCCCTGGCGGACTTCGTCGATCCGCCGCCTCCGGAAATCCCCGGCACACCGGAATTCGAGCGCCTGTTGGACCGGAAGCACATCCGCCACGCCGAGCCGGGCAAGGCCACCTTTCGCGTGGATGGCCCCGCGTTCTTCTCGGATTTCCGCAAGGAGGTGGCCCAGGCGAAAAAGACCATCGATGTGCAAGTGTTCATTTTCGACAACGACGACACCGCCGTCCACTGCGCCGACCTGCTCAAAGCCCGCTCGAACGAGGTCCGAGTGCGCGTGCTCTTCGATGACGTCGGTACCACGTTCGCCCAGACCGCTCCGCCGGAGACCAAAGGCCCTCAAGGATTCTCACCGCCCGGCAACATCGGCGAGCATCTGGAAGACGGCTCCAAGGTCCGGGTCCGCCGCGTGCTCGATCCATGGCTTGTTTCCGATCACACCAAGCTACTCGTCTTCGATGCGGAGCGCGCCTACCTCGGAGGCATGAACATCGGCCGCGAATACGAGTCCGAGTGGCACGACCTGATGGCACGGATCGAAGGTCCCATCACCGTGCCGCTCCAGCTCGAATTCAACCGCGCCTGGAGGAAGGCCGGTCCCGTCGGCGACCTCGCGCTTCTGAAAGCACCCTCCTGGTATCGCCGCACGCCTCCGGGCAACGGTCCCGCCTTCCGCATCCTGCGCACTGATCCGGCGGAGGGACGCTACGACGTGCTCAAGGCCACCCGCCTTGCGATCAATGCCAGCCGCAAGCGTGTGTGGATCGAGAATCCCTACTTCGCCGCGGATGACATCGCGGACGAACTCATCGCCGCCGCCCGCCGTGGCGTGGATGTCCGCGTGATCCTGCCGAGTCGTGGCGACTCCACCATCATGGATGCCGGAAATGCCGCCACCGCACGCGATGTGATGAGGGCGGGCGTGAAGGTCTATCGCTATCCGCGCATGACCCACATGAAGGTGATGATCGCCGATGGCTGGGCCACCTTCGGTTCCGCCAATCTCGATACCCTGAGCATGCGCATCAACCGTGAGCTCAATCTCTCCACCAATGATCCCGCCACGGTCAAGTCCCTGGAAAACGCGGTTTTCACTCCGGATTTCCGGATTTCCCCCCGCATGAAGAAATCCGACACCGATAGCATGATCGCCCCGCTCGCGGAATCCCTCGCGGATCAGTTGTAG